A single Sulfurimonas aquatica DNA region contains:
- a CDS encoding Gfo/Idh/MocA family protein, translating to MAIRGIICGAGSTGTHLHYGALIAAGADIVAFVDINEEMAKKASKQYGLNSYYTSIEEALQNEKNIDFVDICTSSATHLSIAKVSLEHGCNVLVEKPVTETIEEIEELRKLKERYSKVVCAVHNHKFYPSVREVRNMIKSGEIGDIISINKEMSFNWEDPGMMEEDHWAQGIPGGRLFEANPHNLYIIYSLIGKFELVDIFPRKVSSHWVHAKVDEFQAIFKTDKTTINLKMSMHSTKESYGKYGPNFFVVVGTKKSVLFDYANVVELNDFSGSIKRNIKVKNKFTSEEKYPIIKDKNGDECNIGVDSGHKWIIDKFIGNLEGRYTEEAVSFGEAFFVQAMNSKMGNLVEAKLARQ from the coding sequence ATGGCTATTAGAGGAATTATTTGTGGTGCAGGAAGTACTGGAACACATTTGCATTATGGTGCTTTAATAGCAGCAGGTGCTGATATAGTGGCCTTTGTAGATATAAATGAAGAGATGGCAAAAAAAGCATCAAAACAATATGGGCTGAATAGTTACTACACATCTATCGAAGAGGCACTTCAAAATGAAAAAAATATAGACTTTGTAGATATATGTACATCTTCGGCTACACATTTGTCTATAGCAAAAGTATCACTAGAACATGGATGTAATGTATTAGTTGAAAAACCTGTAACTGAGACTATAGAAGAAATAGAAGAACTTAGAAAGCTAAAAGAGCGCTATAGTAAGGTAGTGTGTGCCGTGCATAATCATAAATTCTATCCATCTGTTAGAGAAGTTAGGAATATGATCAAAAGTGGTGAGATCGGAGATATAATAAGTATTAATAAAGAGATGAGCTTTAATTGGGAAGACCCTGGGATGATGGAAGAAGATCATTGGGCACAAGGTATCCCTGGGGGAAGACTTTTTGAAGCAAATCCACATAATTTATATATAATTTATTCTCTGATTGGTAAATTCGAACTTGTTGATATCTTCCCAAGAAAAGTTTCTAGTCATTGGGTGCATGCAAAGGTTGATGAATTTCAAGCTATATTCAAAACTGACAAAACAACTATAAACTTGAAAATGTCTATGCACTCTACAAAAGAAAGTTATGGTAAATATGGACCGAACTTTTTTGTAGTAGTGGGAACAAAAAAGAGCGTATTGTTTGACTATGCTAATGTAGTGGAGCTTAATGACTTTAGTGGAAGTATCAAGAGAAATATTAAAGTAAAGAATAAATTTACATCTGAAGAGAAATATCCAATAATAAAAGATAAAAATGGTGATGAATGTAATATAGGAGTTGATTCAGGACATAAATGGATTATTGATAAATTTATAGGTAATTTAGAAGGTAGATATACCGAAGAGGCTGTTTCTTTTGGTGAAGCTTTTTTTGTTCAGGCCATGAACTCTAAAATGGGTAATCTTGTAGAAGCAAAACTTGCAAGACAGTAG